In the Adlercreutzia equolifaciens DSM 19450 genome, one interval contains:
- a CDS encoding molybdopterin-containing oxidoreductase family protein: MSGHALTRRSFLVGSAGVAAVAAGAGLVSLSVRGEADADAETDKRTEVVHSLCNSCSSKCGYYAYVVDGELTKLIGDEAHPNAQGKLCARGYGYSQIAYSPDRLTDPMKKNENGEFEVIGWDQALSEIGQKVNDIIAQYGPEALAMVQDPRPSGKYYTKRFMNALGSPNVYTHGAACNLSKESGFTQAIGAANFESDVANSKMTMFIGRSYADAIRPSSVAALQQAHENGAHIVLVDPRLNNSIAFADEWVPINPGTDLALILAMSNVLINRDLYDAEYVAANSVGFDEWASAIAGYTPEWAEGVTGIPAADIERLALEFAEAAPAASIEPSWRGAFGCSYANSGETARALCLFNTLLGCWNQPGGALFLPSVKTGDLDPAKFPEVPKVEAKMWGAEEYPLALSSMGTNLYVAEMAKEGKVKGLFFYNSNMAAGYSNPAQLAEDFANLDLMVVVDVQMSETAMLADYVLPECSYLERRELPEFVGGRVPVVSLRDQVLEVIHPNTRPADVIFTQLAEACGVGQYFPFTVDELADAQLRSVGTSLDELRQVGTISFPEKAYAYGKVPEWKTPTGKIQFTSEACAAAGLSACPVWVEPQVMPNETVGEFRLIGGKQAIHTHTQTANCEPLMDITKSYGLDRIWINAEVAERLGIADGDEVILSNTIAEGPIKVKVTERINPTAIYMPSHYGCKSPDQHTAYGVGLNFMDFVPFHMEPAYGSAMTQETLVSVQKVGE, encoded by the coding sequence ATGTCAGGACACGCTTTAACACGGCGCAGCTTTTTAGTTGGAAGCGCCGGGGTGGCTGCCGTGGCCGCCGGCGCGGGCCTTGTGAGCTTGTCGGTTCGCGGCGAAGCCGATGCTGATGCCGAGACGGATAAGCGAACCGAAGTGGTGCACTCGCTGTGCAATTCCTGCTCGAGCAAGTGCGGTTATTACGCCTACGTCGTAGACGGCGAGCTCACGAAGCTCATCGGAGATGAGGCCCATCCGAACGCTCAGGGCAAGTTGTGCGCGCGCGGGTACGGCTATTCCCAGATCGCCTATTCGCCCGATCGACTCACCGACCCGATGAAGAAGAACGAAAACGGCGAATTCGAAGTAATAGGATGGGATCAGGCGCTCAGCGAGATCGGCCAGAAGGTGAACGATATCATCGCGCAGTACGGCCCCGAGGCGCTTGCCATGGTGCAGGATCCGCGCCCGTCGGGCAAGTACTACACGAAGCGCTTCATGAACGCGCTCGGCAGCCCCAACGTGTACACGCACGGCGCCGCCTGCAACCTCTCCAAGGAGTCCGGGTTCACGCAGGCCATCGGGGCGGCCAACTTCGAATCGGATGTGGCCAACTCGAAGATGACGATGTTCATCGGCCGCAGCTATGCCGACGCCATCCGGCCCAGCTCGGTGGCCGCGCTGCAGCAGGCGCACGAGAACGGCGCGCACATCGTGCTGGTGGATCCGCGCCTGAACAACAGCATCGCCTTCGCCGACGAGTGGGTGCCCATCAACCCCGGCACCGACCTGGCGCTCATCTTGGCCATGTCCAACGTGCTTATTAATCGCGATCTCTACGATGCCGAGTACGTGGCGGCCAACAGTGTCGGATTCGACGAGTGGGCGAGCGCCATCGCGGGCTACACGCCGGAATGGGCCGAGGGCGTCACGGGCATTCCCGCTGCCGACATCGAGCGGCTGGCGCTCGAGTTCGCCGAGGCGGCCCCCGCGGCCTCCATCGAGCCGAGCTGGCGCGGTGCCTTCGGGTGCTCGTACGCGAACTCGGGCGAGACGGCGCGCGCTCTCTGCTTGTTCAACACACTTCTGGGCTGCTGGAACCAGCCCGGCGGGGCGCTGTTCCTCCCCAGCGTGAAGACAGGCGATCTCGATCCGGCGAAGTTCCCCGAGGTGCCGAAGGTCGAGGCGAAGATGTGGGGCGCCGAGGAGTACCCGCTGGCGCTCTCTTCCATGGGCACCAACCTCTACGTCGCCGAGATGGCGAAGGAGGGCAAGGTCAAGGGCCTGTTCTTCTACAACTCGAACATGGCGGCCGGCTATTCCAACCCCGCCCAGCTGGCAGAGGACTTCGCGAACCTCGATCTGATGGTCGTCGTCGACGTGCAGATGTCGGAAACCGCGATGCTGGCCGACTACGTGCTGCCCGAGTGCAGCTACCTGGAGCGTCGCGAGCTGCCCGAGTTCGTGGGCGGACGCGTGCCGGTCGTTTCCCTGCGCGATCAGGTGCTCGAGGTGATTCACCCCAACACGCGTCCGGCCGATGTGATCTTCACCCAGCTGGCCGAGGCGTGCGGCGTGGGGCAGTACTTCCCGTTCACCGTTGACGAGCTGGCCGACGCGCAGCTGCGCAGCGTGGGCACGAGCCTCGATGAGCTGCGCCAGGTCGGCACGATCTCGTTCCCCGAGAAGGCCTATGCCTACGGCAAGGTTCCCGAGTGGAAGACCCCGACGGGCAAGATCCAGTTTACGAGCGAGGCGTGCGCGGCGGCTGGGCTGTCCGCATGCCCGGTGTGGGTCGAGCCCCAGGTGATGCCGAACGAGACCGTCGGCGAGTTCCGCCTCATCGGCGGCAAGCAGGCCATCCACACGCATACGCAGACCGCCAACTGCGAGCCTTTGATGGACATCACGAAGTCCTACGGCCTCGACCGCATCTGGATCAACGCCGAGGTGGCCGAACGCTTGGGCATCGCGGACGGCGACGAGGTCATTCTGTCGAACACGATAGCCGAGGGCCCCATCAAGGTGAAGGTGACCGAGCGCATCAACCCGACGGCCATCTACATGCCCTCCCATTATGGCTGCAAATCCCCCGATCAGCACACGGCTTACGGCGTGGGCTTGAACTTCATGGACTTCGTTCCCTTCCACATGGAACCGGCCTATGGCTCGGCCATGACCCAGGAAACGTTGGTTTCCGTGCAGAAAGTAGGTGAATGA
- a CDS encoding aldehyde ferredoxin oxidoreductase: MADSKLDPNKSYGWTGKILRVNLTDKTVSVSPTDPYKEYLGGMGIANKIMYDEVPAGTDPLSPENKIVFAVGPLTATGVPLAGRTTIASLSTYTTDHQVVDAHTGGMIGAAIKKAGWDAIVIEGASDEPVYLKIDDDDIEIKPADQVWGQGTRATTEALSRKEGTDFCVATIGPAGENLLPYACIINSRNHSAGAGAAAVMGSKKLKALVVRGSQPIYVADPQEVADLSDYMLREIVGSNNNHVVPSTQQEWAEYFDKGSRWTAQKGLTWALAEGGPIDTGEPKPGEINTVGYRCMKAFKDEGPEAEKYTIKMDGCHSCPIHCYSDLRVPASAANGGYEITGNTCVPNFPFTNYMIKILGDNTSVEAGSEDALIWDQVFGSTMDDLGLWCNYGQIYRDIAHCYATGLLQKVLPPEEYAEINWEGFKNNDPSMVPPLLAKIAANDSEIAYIGHGPIVWTERWNDPDWWNTPASTLINVRGWPVHHAHECFGQVGLLYNMVFNRDDMIHSAVNFQGCGLPFELKQQIAAEVWGDASAIDPDKNYTPMNEYKANFAWWSIVTDVLHDSLTLCNWVWPMTMSPTKARDYRGDLDLEAKFMKAVTGEDVTTEDLYKMGAKITTLQRANTARGMVGANGQMGTNDFRNVHDVVTEWPFTMDPDIEVFTEGTNKMDKEDFQTALTMMYECFGWDPELGCPTAECLDYYDMPDVKEDLAALGLLPDA; encoded by the coding sequence ATGGCTGATTCAAAATTGGATCCCAACAAGTCCTATGGCTGGACCGGTAAGATCCTCCGCGTCAACCTGACCGACAAAACCGTTTCCGTCTCGCCCACCGACCCTTATAAAGAGTATTTGGGCGGCATGGGAATAGCCAACAAGATCATGTACGACGAAGTGCCCGCCGGCACCGATCCGCTCTCCCCAGAGAACAAGATCGTGTTCGCCGTCGGCCCTCTGACCGCCACCGGTGTCCCCCTGGCGGGCCGCACCACCATCGCCTCTCTTTCCACCTATACCACCGATCATCAAGTTGTTGACGCCCACACCGGCGGCATGATCGGTGCGGCCATCAAGAAGGCCGGCTGGGATGCCATCGTCATCGAGGGCGCTTCCGACGAACCGGTTTACCTGAAGATCGACGATGACGACATTGAGATCAAGCCCGCCGATCAAGTGTGGGGCCAGGGCACCCGCGCCACCACCGAGGCGCTCTCGCGCAAGGAGGGCACCGACTTCTGCGTGGCCACCATCGGCCCTGCCGGCGAGAACCTGCTGCCCTACGCCTGCATCATCAATTCCCGCAACCATTCCGCCGGCGCTGGAGCCGCCGCCGTCATGGGCTCGAAGAAATTGAAGGCGCTCGTCGTGCGCGGTAGCCAGCCCATCTACGTGGCCGACCCGCAAGAGGTGGCCGACCTGTCCGACTACATGCTGCGCGAGATCGTCGGCTCCAACAACAACCACGTCGTACCTTCCACCCAGCAGGAGTGGGCCGAGTACTTCGACAAGGGCAGCCGCTGGACGGCCCAGAAGGGACTGACCTGGGCGCTGGCCGAAGGCGGCCCCATCGACACCGGCGAGCCGAAGCCCGGCGAGATCAACACCGTGGGCTACCGCTGCATGAAGGCCTTCAAAGACGAAGGCCCGGAGGCCGAGAAGTACACCATCAAGATGGACGGCTGCCACAGTTGCCCCATCCATTGCTACTCCGACTTGCGCGTGCCGGCCTCGGCGGCCAACGGCGGCTACGAGATCACGGGCAACACCTGCGTGCCGAACTTCCCGTTCACCAACTACATGATCAAGATTTTAGGCGACAACACTTCCGTTGAAGCCGGCAGTGAAGACGCCCTCATCTGGGATCAGGTATTCGGCTCCACCATGGACGATTTGGGCCTGTGGTGCAACTACGGGCAGATATACCGCGACATCGCCCACTGCTATGCTACGGGCCTGCTCCAGAAGGTGCTGCCCCCCGAGGAGTACGCGGAAATCAATTGGGAGGGCTTCAAGAATAACGACCCCTCCATGGTGCCGCCCCTTCTGGCGAAGATCGCCGCCAACGACTCGGAGATCGCCTACATCGGCCACGGCCCCATCGTCTGGACCGAGCGTTGGAACGATCCGGACTGGTGGAACACCCCCGCTTCCACGCTCATCAACGTGCGCGGCTGGCCGGTGCACCATGCCCATGAGTGCTTCGGACAGGTGGGCCTGCTCTATAACATGGTCTTCAACCGCGACGACATGATCCACTCTGCCGTGAACTTCCAGGGCTGCGGCTTGCCCTTCGAGCTTAAGCAGCAGATCGCGGCCGAAGTGTGGGGCGATGCGAGCGCCATCGATCCGGACAAGAACTACACCCCCATGAATGAGTATAAAGCGAACTTCGCCTGGTGGTCCATCGTCACCGACGTGCTGCACGACTCGCTCACGCTGTGCAACTGGGTATGGCCCATGACGATGAGCCCCACGAAGGCTCGCGACTATCGCGGCGATCTGGATCTGGAGGCCAAATTCATGAAGGCCGTCACCGGCGAAGACGTGACGACGGAAGACCTGTACAAGATGGGTGCGAAAATCACCACGCTACAGCGAGCCAACACCGCGCGCGGCATGGTGGGTGCCAACGGGCAAATGGGTACCAATGACTTCCGCAACGTGCACGACGTCGTTACCGAGTGGCCCTTCACCATGGATCCGGACATCGAGGTGTTCACCGAGGGCACCAACAAGATGGACAAAGAGGATTTCCAAACGGCCCTCACCATGATGTACGAATGCTTTGGCTGGGATCCCGAGCTGGGTTGCCCGACGGCCGAGTGCCTGGACTACTACGACATGCCCGACGTGAAGGAAGACCTCGCCGCCCTCGGCCTGCTTCCCGACGCCTAG
- a CDS encoding 4Fe-4S dicluster domain-containing protein, translating into MSDTQKNETVATEQPPAAPVSATEPGSAPASEKKQPFFTRRTVLAMTGCGVAGLVVGGVLASWGVTTASIASGRIELRTTPTKMIVTDRARCSGCQRCEMMCTLKNDGATQQSIARVRVWDNYNFGSGVDTNDGIFGNCQFTVASCKQCADPQCAKYCPVHAIHSDEETGARVVDEDVCIGCGMCSAACPWNMPHINAQTGTSTKCISCGRCAEQCPNGAIKFIDWEDIAQKAIDEGVVSTATIVEA; encoded by the coding sequence ATGTCTGACACCCAGAAAAATGAAACCGTGGCCACCGAGCAGCCGCCCGCGGCTCCGGTGTCCGCTACCGAGCCCGGCTCTGCGCCGGCCTCCGAGAAGAAGCAGCCCTTCTTTACCCGCCGCACCGTGCTCGCCATGACCGGTTGTGGTGTTGCCGGCCTGGTGGTCGGCGGCGTGCTCGCCTCCTGGGGCGTGACCACCGCTTCCATCGCCTCGGGCCGCATTGAGCTGCGTACCACTCCTACGAAAATGATCGTCACCGACCGCGCTCGCTGCTCCGGCTGCCAGCGCTGCGAGATGATGTGCACCCTGAAGAACGACGGCGCGACCCAGCAGTCCATCGCCCGCGTGCGCGTGTGGGACAACTACAATTTCGGTTCCGGCGTCGATACCAACGACGGCATCTTCGGCAACTGCCAGTTCACGGTCGCCTCCTGCAAGCAGTGCGCCGATCCGCAGTGCGCCAAGTACTGCCCCGTCCACGCCATCCACTCCGATGAGGAGACCGGCGCTCGCGTTGTCGACGAGGACGTGTGCATCGGCTGCGGCATGTGCTCTGCCGCCTGCCCGTGGAACATGCCCCACATCAACGCCCAGACCGGCACGTCGACCAAGTGCATTTCCTGCGGCCGCTGTGCCGAGCAGTGCCCCAACGGCGCCATCAAGTTCATCGATTGGGAGGATATTGCCCAGAAGGCCATCGACGAGGGCGTGGTTTCCACGGCCACCATCGTCGAGGCTTAA